A section of the Rhodococcus pseudokoreensis genome encodes:
- a CDS encoding acyl-CoA synthetase, which yields MDTTFTPETTAAVADARQHSIGDLLHRTALRYPDKLAVVAGDLRVTYAEFDAAANRMAHALTARGLTKGDRLALLSHNCWQYALTVFATAKLGVVLVPVNFMLGPDEIAYILQHADARGILVEDTLAPTAGKALATARIDGVRGWISTSGAAPDAGWEDVDDWWRSGHDSAPNVLVADDDPVRLMYTSGTESRPKGVMLSSRSLIAQYTSCAIDGGMSVDDVEVHALPMFHCAQLDCFFSVDVYLGATSIILPAPDPAVLLETIARENVTKLFCPPTVWISLLRHPSFDSTDLSSLRKGYYGASPMPVEILRELQQRLPQVQLWNFYGQTEMAPLATILRPHEQVERAGSAGRAALNVETRLVDDDGNPVPVGEIGEIVHRSPQAALGYYNDEEKTAEAFRDGWFHSGDLGIMTEGGYLSVVDRKKDMIKTGGENVASREVEEAIYEHDDVAEVAVFGISHPYWVEAVTAVVVPKPGAAVTSEQIKDHTRGRLAGYKQPKYVVVSDALPKNPSGKVLKRELRDLYGGLASNIGSAENDSGQ from the coding sequence ATGGACACGACGTTCACACCGGAGACCACCGCTGCCGTCGCAGATGCCCGGCAGCACTCCATCGGAGACCTGCTGCACCGTACCGCCTTACGGTATCCGGACAAGCTCGCGGTCGTCGCCGGAGACCTGCGGGTGACCTACGCCGAATTCGACGCCGCGGCCAACCGGATGGCCCATGCGCTGACCGCCCGTGGCCTGACCAAGGGCGACCGGCTGGCACTGCTGAGTCACAACTGCTGGCAGTACGCTCTGACCGTCTTCGCCACCGCGAAGCTGGGCGTGGTCCTGGTGCCGGTGAACTTCATGCTCGGCCCGGACGAGATCGCCTACATCCTGCAACACGCCGATGCGCGTGGGATCCTCGTGGAGGACACGCTCGCCCCCACAGCAGGCAAGGCACTGGCCACCGCGCGCATCGACGGTGTGCGGGGATGGATCTCGACCTCAGGGGCAGCACCCGACGCCGGGTGGGAGGACGTCGACGACTGGTGGCGTTCCGGTCACGACTCGGCACCGAACGTCCTGGTCGCCGACGACGATCCGGTCCGCCTGATGTACACCTCGGGCACCGAATCGCGCCCCAAGGGCGTGATGCTGTCCAGTCGTTCTTTGATAGCCCAGTACACCTCCTGCGCGATCGACGGTGGAATGAGCGTGGACGATGTCGAGGTGCATGCGCTGCCGATGTTCCATTGCGCGCAGCTGGATTGCTTCTTCTCCGTCGATGTCTACCTCGGCGCAACCAGCATCATCCTGCCGGCCCCGGACCCCGCGGTGCTGCTCGAGACCATCGCCCGGGAGAACGTGACCAAACTGTTCTGCCCGCCGACGGTGTGGATCTCGTTGCTGCGCCATCCTTCGTTCGACAGCACGGACCTGTCGAGTCTGCGCAAGGGCTACTACGGTGCGTCGCCCATGCCGGTGGAGATCCTCCGGGAGTTGCAGCAACGCCTGCCGCAGGTGCAGCTGTGGAACTTCTACGGCCAGACCGAGATGGCACCTCTGGCAACGATATTGCGCCCACATGAACAAGTCGAACGAGCCGGGTCGGCGGGCCGTGCCGCCCTGAACGTCGAGACCCGGTTGGTCGACGACGACGGAAACCCCGTGCCGGTCGGCGAGATCGGCGAGATCGTGCACCGAAGCCCGCAGGCCGCACTCGGCTACTACAACGACGAGGAGAAAACCGCCGAGGCGTTCCGTGACGGCTGGTTCCACTCCGGCGATCTCGGCATCATGACCGAAGGCGGCTACCTGTCGGTCGTGGACCGCAAGAAGGACATGATCAAGACCGGCGGAGAGAACGTCGCCAGCCGTGAGGTCGAGGAAGCGATCTACGAACACGACGATGTCGCCGAGGTCGCGGTTTTCGGCATCAGCCATCCGTACTGGGTTGAGGCCGTCACCGCAGTCGTCGTCCCCAAACCTGGAGCGGCAGTGACCTCTGAGCAGATCAAGGACCACACCCGTGGCCGGCTCGCCGGCTACAAACAGCCGAAATATGTTGTCGTCAGCGACGCGCTGCCGAAGAACCCGAGTGGCAAGGTACTCAAGCGTGAACTGCGTGATCTGTACGGCGGCCTCGCATCGAACATCGGCTCGGCAGAGAATGATTCGGGCCAGTAG
- a CDS encoding MFS transporter, with translation MLLVLLLGIAAVGVGVDPAVTLAPALAEQLGAEAALAGWMASCFGIGAGVGFLLFGPLHRAVGIECLGSGGLLLIAGGLVLAGGTDNAPLTLIAFGVSGIGMTLAFTSITTQIQNRSPDELRGRIMALWFVGFVGARPFAAGLSGWITDTIGVTAALVGVALPVVVVAYLCRPSYLASS, from the coding sequence GTGCTGCTCGTGCTTCTGCTCGGGATCGCGGCGGTTGGAGTCGGCGTAGACCCAGCCGTCACTTTGGCGCCGGCATTGGCGGAGCAACTCGGCGCCGAAGCGGCTCTGGCCGGATGGATGGCGTCCTGCTTCGGTATCGGTGCCGGCGTCGGCTTCTTGCTGTTCGGTCCGCTGCACCGCGCCGTGGGGATCGAGTGTCTGGGCAGTGGCGGATTGCTGCTGATCGCAGGTGGTCTCGTGCTCGCGGGAGGAACGGACAACGCCCCTCTCACGTTGATCGCATTCGGTGTGTCCGGTATCGGGATGACCCTGGCGTTCACCAGCATTACTACGCAGATCCAGAACAGATCACCCGACGAGCTTCGGGGCCGGATCATGGCCCTGTGGTTCGTCGGCTTCGTCGGAGCCCGTCCGTTCGCAGCAGGACTGAGCGGGTGGATCACCGACACGATCGGAGTGACAGCAGCACTTGTCGGAGTCGCGCTGCCGGTGGTGGTAGTCGCCTATCTGTGCCGTCCCAGCTATCTGGCATCGTCGTGA
- a CDS encoding MarR family winged helix-turn-helix transcriptional regulator has translation MQLEGRRWQEASLRLLGRPTTQVDYTAAAIVWHIGRLARLNEKRMEYEVHRPLGWTWGAFRIMSQLYVLGPQEPSQLADSLQLTRPTITGGVDRLERDGYVTRTVQPKNRSRLTIDLTEAGKEAVEEAAGLQHQVELDLVSGLSEEDQSQLSELLTKLFNTLQQ, from the coding sequence ATGCAGCTCGAGGGTCGACGGTGGCAAGAGGCCTCCCTTCGGTTGCTGGGGCGCCCGACGACCCAGGTCGACTACACCGCCGCCGCGATCGTATGGCATATCGGCCGCCTCGCCCGTCTGAACGAAAAGCGCATGGAATACGAGGTCCACCGACCTCTGGGGTGGACGTGGGGAGCGTTTCGGATCATGTCCCAGCTCTACGTGCTCGGACCCCAGGAACCCTCCCAATTGGCAGACAGTCTACAGTTGACCCGTCCCACAATCACTGGGGGAGTCGACCGCCTCGAGCGCGATGGATATGTGACGCGTACGGTCCAGCCCAAGAATCGAAGCCGACTCACGATCGACCTCACGGAGGCCGGTAAAGAAGCTGTCGAGGAGGCAGCCGGGTTACAACATCAGGTCGAGCTTGATCTGGTCTCAGGTTTGTCCGAGGAAGATCAATCCCAGCTGTCCGAACTGCTCACGAAGTTGTTCAATACCCTCCAGCAGTGA
- a CDS encoding class I SAM-dependent methyltransferase has product MDGSDTPAPRLGEGLSLRRMPAHWMLGRLGKTVMRPGGLGPSQRMIDTLGIGPDDDVVEMWPGLGRTTTLALVGQPRSYVGIERGQAEAVRARTALTGPNQQCTVAPVHRTGLPDHSASVLFGEALLTLEPASRKTQTVAEAARLLRPGGRYGIHELLLTPEGLSDTDKADIQTTLTSVLHVGARPLTHSEWRQLLTDGGFTVRTEETCPLLLLDPRTVLADEGPAGTAAILGRALTHPTVLPRLVKIWRTFHRYRDNLGAITLVAERTDSS; this is encoded by the coding sequence ATGGATGGTTCCGACACCCCTGCCCCGCGTCTCGGCGAGGGACTGTCCCTGCGCAGGATGCCCGCCCACTGGATGCTCGGACGACTCGGCAAAACCGTCATGCGACCGGGCGGACTCGGACCCTCCCAACGCATGATCGACACCCTCGGCATCGGCCCGGACGACGACGTCGTCGAGATGTGGCCCGGACTGGGTCGCACCACCACACTCGCCCTCGTCGGCCAACCCCGCTCGTACGTGGGCATCGAACGCGGACAAGCCGAAGCCGTACGCGCCCGCACCGCCCTGACCGGCCCGAATCAGCAGTGCACCGTCGCACCCGTCCACCGCACCGGGCTACCCGACCACAGCGCTTCCGTCCTGTTCGGCGAGGCACTGCTCACCCTCGAACCGGCAAGTCGCAAAACCCAGACCGTCGCCGAGGCCGCCCGGCTTCTCCGCCCCGGCGGCCGCTACGGCATCCACGAACTCCTCCTCACCCCCGAGGGCCTCAGCGACACCGACAAGGCCGATATCCAGACCACCCTCACTTCGGTCCTTCACGTCGGTGCCCGCCCCCTCACGCACAGCGAATGGCGCCAGCTCCTCACAGACGGTGGCTTCACCGTCCGCACCGAGGAGACCTGCCCACTCCTGCTCCTCGATCCCCGCACCGTCCTCGCCGACGAAGGACCTGCCGGCACCGCGGCCATCCTCGGCCGCGCCCTCACACACCCCACCGTCCTGCCCCGGCTCGTCAAGATCTGGCGCACCTTCCACCGCTACCGTGACAATCTCGGGGCCATCACCCTCGTCGCCGAACGAACCGACAGCAGCTAA
- a CDS encoding DUF6653 family protein codes for MPRGFADLKHEVFARHSNPWSAWTRWLSTPLVLVPLWTRRWSHAAIVGAWMAANPVIFPKPADEQAWSTRAVLGEELWITERPRDTAMAVNAAATLAGITALIAARRRRAAPAAGATAVMMALLLVYWRLMAGYYSRHRGANTG; via the coding sequence ATGCCACGCGGTTTCGCCGATCTCAAACACGAGGTCTTCGCGCGCCACTCCAACCCATGGAGTGCCTGGACTCGCTGGCTGAGCACCCCTCTTGTGCTCGTTCCTCTGTGGACACGGCGGTGGAGCCATGCCGCGATCGTCGGTGCCTGGATGGCCGCCAACCCCGTGATCTTCCCGAAACCGGCGGACGAGCAGGCTTGGTCCACCCGGGCGGTGCTCGGCGAAGAACTCTGGATCACCGAGCGGCCACGCGACACCGCGATGGCGGTAAACGCGGCGGCCACGCTGGCCGGCATCACCGCACTGATCGCCGCCCGGCGACGCCGCGCCGCACCGGCAGCCGGTGCCACCGCGGTCATGATGGCGCTGCTACTGGTCTACTGGCGGCTGATGGCCGGCTACTACAGCCGACACCGGGGCGCCAACACCGGCTGA
- a CDS encoding MBL fold metallo-hydrolase produces MTQRWQIGDVKITQINEIAVEVGELDGLIAEATPDAVKAVPWLYPDYATEQGQTLWSVHSFVVDTGSSVVLVDTACGNHKDLPLIPSWGGLDSPYLDRLADAGYKPEQIDYVAITHLHLDHVGWNTVLEGGRWVPTFPNARYTFVQDEFEYHKGLTEGGDVSDDLGHAVTYNGADPDIHRQTRLVFAQSIQPCVDAGLVDLVPVNHTICEGVRYTSTPGHTKYHHSLTIESKGEIGFITGDFVHHPIQVAHPTWSSRSDWDREVSSARRQEFLASVADSDVLVFGTHFAGNSVGRIVSDGNAYQFVTV; encoded by the coding sequence ATGACTCAGAGGTGGCAGATCGGTGATGTGAAAATCACCCAGATAAACGAAATCGCGGTTGAGGTCGGTGAGCTCGACGGACTGATCGCAGAGGCAACGCCGGATGCGGTCAAGGCCGTTCCGTGGCTGTACCCCGACTACGCCACCGAACAGGGGCAGACACTCTGGAGCGTTCACTCGTTCGTCGTCGACACCGGGTCGTCTGTCGTTCTCGTCGACACCGCGTGCGGCAATCACAAGGATCTACCGCTGATCCCGTCCTGGGGTGGCCTGGACTCCCCCTATCTGGATCGACTGGCGGATGCCGGCTACAAGCCCGAACAGATCGACTACGTCGCCATCACACATCTGCACCTCGATCACGTGGGATGGAACACCGTGCTCGAGGGTGGCCGATGGGTGCCGACCTTCCCGAACGCCCGGTACACCTTCGTTCAGGACGAGTTCGAGTACCACAAGGGACTCACCGAGGGTGGTGACGTCTCCGACGACCTCGGGCATGCCGTCACGTACAACGGAGCGGATCCCGACATCCACCGGCAGACGCGTCTCGTGTTCGCGCAGTCGATTCAACCTTGTGTCGATGCGGGACTCGTCGATCTGGTTCCGGTCAACCACACCATTTGCGAGGGTGTGCGGTATACCTCCACGCCGGGTCATACCAAGTACCATCACAGTCTCACCATCGAATCGAAGGGCGAGATCGGTTTTATCACCGGCGATTTCGTGCATCATCCGATCCAGGTCGCCCATCCTACCTGGAGTTCGCGAAGTGACTGGGATCGTGAGGTGTCCTCCGCTCGGCGTCAGGAGTTCCTCGCCTCCGTTGCAGACAGTGATGTTCTCGTGTTCGGCACGCACTTCGCAGGGAACAGTGTCGGTCGTATCGTGAGCGATGGCAATGCCTACCAATTCGTCACTGTTTGA